The following are from one region of the Francisella opportunistica genome:
- a CDS encoding ABC transporter ATP-binding protein — protein MLYKQIKAVLKIPKHTVYTLVIYSILLGFLSLTIPVSVQTLVNLVGINLSIRPIISLITILFILLTAAFFVRVFQLKLIEDIQRKVFVETVLRIISSIYRVDFNDLIKINVREKINRAFELKFLQKSVSVIFIILLDIFLQTVFCVIILAFYHPMFLVFDILLITCIVLVIFIPMRAGYEAGLRESNSIYDIVYWLEERTAEFLSFRQRPEESSIKKADAKLCNYLDARANFFSVVFRQHIYIGLTYIFINILLLGIGSYLIINGQLSIGQLIAAEILVNTVLLGLLKFSQYLYDCYGFMVAIRKILDLLEISKKDQPTSEHRIAKLENKVNSLEITLSKSQKTKFDYTQNHFNNLCLTTHEAQRLLNAFCDDNSEGIVKINNVCLSNYSKEEIFNKIHIASGIEIVAGMVLDNLCENDFSQEKLKYLSELLDAFGISFLEKYFDKEIDSQTIKYNLEFDTMVVLKMNLIRAILKQPKLLILIDSYGLTNRSNMTITQILQKIAVPTLIISIQKEAFDAVKIV, from the coding sequence ATGTTATATAAACAAATAAAAGCGGTTTTAAAAATACCTAAACATACTGTATATACTCTGGTTATATACAGTATATTGTTAGGTTTTTTATCTCTTACTATCCCTGTTTCAGTGCAGACGCTGGTAAACCTAGTTGGTATAAATCTATCGATAAGACCCATTATATCATTGATAACAATTTTGTTTATTTTATTAACTGCGGCTTTTTTTGTTAGGGTCTTTCAGCTAAAGCTTATTGAAGATATTCAAAGAAAAGTTTTTGTTGAAACTGTGCTAAGAATAATATCGTCTATTTACAGAGTTGATTTTAATGATTTAATAAAAATTAATGTCAGAGAGAAAATCAATAGAGCTTTTGAGCTGAAGTTTTTACAAAAGTCGGTTTCGGTTATATTTATAATTCTGCTTGATATATTCTTACAGACAGTTTTCTGTGTGATTATTTTAGCGTTTTATCATCCAATGTTTTTGGTCTTTGATATATTGTTGATTACATGTATTGTATTAGTTATTTTTATCCCGATGAGAGCTGGCTATGAAGCGGGTTTAAGAGAATCAAACAGTATCTATGATATAGTTTATTGGCTTGAAGAGAGAACAGCCGAGTTTTTATCATTTAGACAGCGACCAGAAGAAAGCTCAATCAAAAAAGCAGATGCTAAATTATGTAACTATTTAGATGCTAGGGCAAATTTTTTTAGCGTCGTGTTTAGGCAACATATTTATATTGGCTTAACATATATCTTTATCAATATCTTGCTTTTAGGTATTGGTAGTTATTTGATAATTAATGGCCAGCTATCAATTGGCCAACTTATTGCTGCTGAAATACTTGTAAATACTGTGCTATTAGGTTTATTGAAGTTTAGTCAATACTTGTATGATTGTTATGGTTTTATGGTGGCAATACGTAAGATTTTAGACCTTTTAGAGATTTCTAAAAAAGATCAGCCAACGTCGGAGCATAGAATTGCCAAATTAGAAAATAAAGTAAACTCATTAGAGATAACACTATCAAAATCTCAAAAAACTAAATTTGACTATACTCAAAACCACTTTAATAATCTCTGCTTGACAACACACGAAGCACAAAGATTATTAAATGCTTTTTGTGATGATAATTCAGAAGGGATTGTTAAGATAAATAATGTTTGTCTAAGCAACTATAGCAAAGAAGAGATTTTTAACAAGATTCATATAGCTAGTGGTATAGAAATTGTCGCAGGTATGGTACTAGACAATTTATGCGAAAATGACTTTTCTCAAGAGAAATTAAAGTATTTGAGTGAGTTGCTGGATGCTTTTGGTATTAGCTTCCTTGAGAAGTATTTTGACAAGGAGATTGATTCACAGACTATAAAATATAATCTAGAATTTGACACTATGGTTGTACTTAAGATGAATCTGATAAGGGCTATACTAAAACAGCCTAAGTTGCTAATTCTAATTGATTCATATGGCTTAACTAATAGAAGTAATATGACAATTACGCAGATCTTGCAAAAGATAGCAGTGCCAACGTTAATTATATCAATTCAGAAGGAGGCTTTCGATGCAGTTAAAATCGTATGA